From a region of the Trichoderma atroviride chromosome 6, complete sequence genome:
- a CDS encoding uncharacterized protein (EggNog:ENOG41), protein MPTYVVTASKNALSPEAKQALARVITATHCEDSNIPFYLCQVVFQDVEPTQQFLNAEPVTVDQIWIRGDVRAGRSEEQKTRIIERIVKEGSQVTGVSESKFWVYLCDIPRMAEYGQILGPPGQEAEFIANLPANVRAMFNIS, encoded by the coding sequence ATGCCAACATACGTCGTAACGGCTTCGAAAAATGCCCTGTCGCCAGAGGCAAAACAGGCGCTGGCTCGAGTTATCACCGCTACCCACTGCGAAGATTCCAACATTCCCTTTTATCTATGCCAGGTCGTGTTCCAAGATGTTGAACCCACCCAGCAATTTCTGAACGCGGAACCAGTAACCGTCGACCAAATTTGGATCCGTGGCGATGTGAGGGCCGGCCGCTCAGAGGAGCAAAAGACGCGAATTATTGAACGCATAGTCAAGGAGGGTAGCCAAGTGACTGGAGTTTCGGAGTCAAAGTTTTGGGTTTACCTTTGCGATATCCCCAGAATGGCGGAATATGGACAAATCTTGGGTCccccaggccaagaagccgaGTTTATTGCCAATTTACCAGCGAACGTGCGTGCGATGTTTAACATTTCCTGA
- a CDS encoding uncharacterized protein (EggNog:ENOG41) — protein MPNIRQIKTCSRCRLLKLRCDRIKLACERCVLAEVSCSFLHEQSPQPVAKADHLTIRNPTRSSSEQSSPSDESAPSSDIVTAQQILKTVKRRNRAHLSCTRCHRLKVRCDKKLPCSRCRSSGWGQQCTYTHRVESDPSASDAGQDALCAAAHEDPKHIYTSWHTRRRGATHWKTLVSRIEASARNIGHEFVHGHHLTVLHADCHLDIALPCNFPFNSPGATKYSSLDKVYSLIHSHGEDCKSFVDGYLALYQPVHPIIDPALFADEISCFWEDPTQVDVSWLSSYLMVLALGSFTVTRDARLIVEFCLAAEACLAKTAFLVRPSMSVMRTLCLIVVVKQLANGTCWSYDASWTLLGMIVRLAVCIGLHKPPTSTPAETNAVTYSEWQSGRILWITIVYLCIQTAAVTGMPTLLSSDDILEGADIQGASLSHVEGVGPWISVSDAFPTICKIIARVNSGTKVPYEEILGYNATIRRLMAAAMDHPECSDPLRAILDIFFRRVLMVLHRCHALLPNAPVLYPICYWASLECSLAILVHHRDLCEHRGDSVHQDILGRLYKLDYFAAALTASLYLLQRDAPLANGFAIPPRQTIRETLETCTEIWGRDKDRSICLRSGYRTLTHILAMLSEMDGMPDHGLPHSSVACM, from the exons ATGCCCAATATCAGACAGATCAAGACGTGCAGTCGATGCCGCCTCCTAAAGCTCCGCTGCGACAGAATCAAACTCGCATGCGAAAGATGCGTTCTGGCCGAAGTCAGTTGTTCATTTCTCCATGAGCAATCGCCACAACCAGTTGCGAAAGCAGACCATCTCACAATTAGGAATCCTACGCGCTCAAGCTCGGAGCAATCATCTCCAAGCGATGAATCTGCACCCTCGTCTGATATCGTCACCGCTCAGCAAATCCTCAAAAcagtgaagagaaggaatcGCGCACATCTCTCCTGCACGCGATGCCATCGACTTAAAGTCCGCTGCGACAAAAAGCTGCCATGCTCGCGATGTCGAAGCTCTGGCTGGGGGCAACAATGCACGTATACGCATAGAGTTGAGAGTGATCCTTCAGCTAGCGATGCAGGTCAAGATGCTCTATGCGCAGCGGCACATGAGGATCCCAAACACATTTACACATCGTGGCATACGAGACGTCGGGGCGCGACTCATTGGAAAACGCTTGTGTCACGG ATCGAGGCTTCCGCCCGCAATATTGGACATGAATTTGTGCACGGCCATCACTTGACAGTGCTTCATGCTGACTGTCATCTCGACATTGCTCTTCCTTGCAACTTCCCCTTCAACAGTCCGGGCGCGACCAAATATTCCTCTCTCGATAAAGTCTACAGCCTCATTCAcagccatggagaagacTGCAAGTCGTTTGTCGATGGCTACCTTGCCTTGTACCAGCCCGTGCATCCCATCATCGACCCTGCTCTCTTCGCTGACGAGATCAGTTGTTTCTGGGAGGACCCGACGCAGGTTGATGTCTCCTGGCTATCATCATATCTCATGGTTTTGGCGCTTGGAAGCTTCACAGTGACTCGAGATGCAAGGTTAATTGTCGAGTTTTGCCTGGCGGCCGAAGCCTGTCTGGCCAAAACGGCATTCTTGGTCCGGCCAAGCATGTCGGTGATGCGGACCCTGTGTCTCATTGTTGTCGTCAAACAGCTGGCCAACGGCACATGTTGGTCTTATGACGCAAGCTGGACACTGTTGGGTATGATTGTTCGCCTCGCTGTTTGTATAGGTCTTCACAAGCCGCCGACTTCAACTCCTGCCGAGACAAACGCAGTGACTTACTCTGAATGGCAATCTGGCCGTATCTTGTGGATTACGATAGTCTATCTTTGCATacaaacagcagcagttACCGGTATGCCAACTCTCCTCTCCTCGGACGATATATTGGAGGGAGCAGATATACAGGGTGCTTCGTTGTCTCATGTCGAGGGAGTTGGCCCATGGATATCGGTAAGCGATGCGTTTCCAACAATATGCAAAATCATTGCGAGGGTCAATTCCGGTACAAAAGTACCATACGAGGAAATACTGGGTTACAATGCAACCATCAGACGGCTGATGGCTGCCGCTATGGATCACCCCGAGTGCAGCGACCCTTTGCGTGCCATCCTGGACATCTTCTTTCGCCGTGTCCTGATGGTACTCCACCGCTGCCATGCTCTGCTTCCCAATGCTCCGGTATTATATCCCATCTGTTACTGGGCTTCTCTCGAGTGCAGTCTAGCCATACTGGTTCATCATCGAGATCTCTGCGAGCACCGTGGTGATTCCGTCCATCAGGATATATTAGGCCGTCTATACAAACTTGACTACTTCGCCGCGGCACTGACAGCCAGTCTTTATTTATTACAGAGAGACGCGCCACTTGCCAATGGATTCGCCATACCGCCTCGACAGACGATCCGCGAGACGTTGGAGACGTGCACTGAGATATGGGGCAGAGACAAGGACAGATCCATTTGCCTTCGTTCTGGCTACCGGACGTTGACACACATTCTCGCCATGCTGTCAGAAATGGATGGCATGCCAGATCATGGACTGCCGCACTCATCGGTGGCGTGTATGTAA
- a CDS encoding uncharacterized protein (EggNog:ENOG41) gives MSLLYSRFASRKVAQKHLRSSYTYPHRILALKPDNSHLKSSSQSSQWRSLATTRSKSLPLDGVTVVSLEQAIAAPFCTRQLADLGARVIKVERPEVGDFARGYDTRVNGMASHFVWTNRSKESLALDLKNPCDLQALKKILFKADVMVQNLAPGAAERLGLSHEELQKTNPGIIVCDISGYGSHGPYRDKKAYDLLVQSEAGMLAVTGTEAEPSKTGISIADIAAGMYAYSNILAALLERGKTGRGRRIDISMLESMAEWMSFPMYYAFDGQPGPSRAGASHATIYPYGPFETGADGASVMMGVQNEREWAILCRDVLEDASLETNERFANNSLRSRNRAELKKIITDRFSKLSADEAIAKLDKAGIANANMNDMQGVWKHPQLQARNRWIEVETPSGVVPGLLPPGIDDISQVNVAEVPAVGQHNEAIFAEFGVSEE, from the coding sequence ATGTCGCTTTTGTACTCAAGGTTTGCCAGCCGCAAAGTCGCCCAAAAACACTTGAGATCATCCTACACATATCCCCATCGAATACTTGCATTAAAGCCTGATAATTCTCATTTGAAATCGAGCTCTCAATCTTCTCAATGGCGAAGTTTAGCTACCACACGAAGTAAAAGCCTACCTTTGGACGGTGTTACGGTAGTCTCTTTAGAGCAAGCCATCGCAGCGCCCTTTTGTACTCGCCAGCTGGCTGACTTGGGAGCTCGAGTCATAAAGGTCGAACGTCCTGAAGTTGGCGATTTCGCAAGGGGTTACGATACGCGTGTCAATGGAATGGCATCGCACTTTGTATGGACTAATCGTTCCAAGGAAAGCCTTGCACTCGACCTGAAAAACCCGTGCGACTTGCaggctttgaagaaaatCCTCTTCAAGGCGGATGTCATGGTACAAAATTTGGCACCAGGCGCAGCAGAGAGATTGGGCCTCTCGCACGAGGAGCTTCAGAAGACGAACCCAGGCATTATCGTGTGCGACATCTCTGGTTATGGATCACATGGGCCATATCGTGATAAGAAAGCCTACGATTTGTTGGTGCAGAGCGAAGCAGGTATGCTCGCCGTAACAGGCACTGAGGCAGAGCCAAGCAAAACGGGCATATCCATAGCTGATATAGCGGCTGGGATGTATGCCTACTCCAATATCCTGGCAGCATTGCTGGAGCGTGGGAAGACTGGAAGAGGCCGTCGAATTGACATTTCAATGCTAGAGAGTATGGCTGAATGGATGAGCTTTCCCATGTATTATGCGTTCGACGGACAACCGGGCCCCAGCCGAGCAGGAGCATCTCATGCGACCATTTATCCGTATGGGCCATTCGAAACAGGCGCCGATGGAGCTTCCGTTATGATGGGCGTGCAAAACGAACGCGAATGGGCCATCCTATGCCGAGATGTACTGGAAGATGCGAGTTTGGAAACAAATGAGCGGTTTGCAAACAACTCACTCAGAAGCCGGAACCGAGCAGAATTGAAGAAGATTATTACGGATCGTTTCTCTAAGCTTTCTGCAGACGAGGCTATCGCAAAGTTGGACAAGGCGGGTATTGCAAATGCCAACATGAATGATATGCAAGGCGTATGGAAGCATCCCCAGCTTCAAGCGCGGAATCGTTGGATCGAAGTAGAAACGCCCAGTGGCGTTGTGCCTGGGCTACTGCCCCCTGGTATAGACGATATCTCACAGGTCAATGTTGCAGAGGTTCCAGCTGTAGGACAGCACAATGAGGCGATATTTGCCGAATTTGGTGTCTCTGAAGAATAG